The genomic stretch GATGGAGGACGAACCGGGGACAAACGTGATCCTGGTGTCGAAGGACATCAACCTGCGCATCAAGGCCCGGGCGCTGAATATTAAAGCCGAAGACTACGAGACGGTTCGCGTGCAGGACATCGATCATCTCTACAAGGGCAAGTCGGAGGTCAGCTTCGATTCGGCCGAGATCATCGACCGCTTCTACGAGACGGGATCCCTGGATGTGAAGGAGGTGACCGGTGAAAAACCCAGCAGCAACCACTTCTTTATCCTGAAAAACCATTCCAGCTCCGCCCTGGGCTACTACAACGCGAACTCGAAATCCATTGAACCGGTAAGCAAGACCACGGCCTACGGCATCAAGCCGCGCAATGCCGAACAGACCTTCGCCCTGCAGGCCATCATGAACCCGGACAACCTGCTGGTGACCGTCACGGGGTCGGCCGGAACCGGCAAGACGCTCATCGCCCTGGCGGGCGCCCTGGAGCAGCGGCAAAACTTCCGGCAGATCTACCTTGCCCGTCCCATTGTGCCCCTCAGCAACAAGGACATCGGCTATCTTCCGGGCGACATCAACTCCAAGATCGACCCCTATATGCAGCCACTATGGGACAATCTCTCCTTTATCAAGAACCAGTACCCGGAGACCAGCAAGCCGTATCAGAAGATCGAGGAGATGGTGGAGACCGAGAAACTCCGCATCATCCCACTGGCCTACATACGGGGACGAAGCCTGTCGAATATCATCTTTATCGTGGACGAGGCGCAGAACCTGACGCCGCACGAGGTAAAGACCATCATCACCCGGGCGGGCGAGCATACCAAGATTATCTTTACAGGCGACATCTACCAGATCGACACGCCCTACCTGGACACCCAGAGCAACGGGCTATCCTACCTGGTGGACCGCATGCAAGACAACGATCTCTACGCGCACATCAACCTTGAGAAGGGCGAGCGCTCCGAGCTGGCAAACCTGGCAAGCAAGCTGCTTTAAAATCCCTCCCCGACCTGCGATGTGGTCCCTGATCCTTATGATGCGCATTCGTATGACCCGCCGTTTCCTGCGGCGGCTCGGCATCCTGCGCTCCACGCTGGTAGGCGTATTTCTTTTGGGCTTTCTCTCGCAGCTGTTTCTGGTCGATTCAGGCAGGGGAGGATACCTGACCGTCGCCCTGGGCTGCGCCGCCCTGCTCTACGCGCTGCATACCCTGCGCGGGGACCGGTCCCTGCTGGCCTCCCTTGACCTTGATGCCACCTGGCTGATGCGCATGGAGTACGCCATGCTGGCTTCTCCCGTGCTATTCCTCCTGGCCTGGCGCGGTCAGTGGGCGGCGCTGGTGTTCCTGGTCGCCACGCTTGTTTTCCTGCCGGGACTGAAGCCGACCGTCGCCTTCCGAAAACCGACACTTCAGTGGTTTCTGCAGCCGATCCCCTTCACTTTTTACGAATGGCGAAGCGGTCTGCGGAGGACCTGGCCGGTCCTGCTCCCGCTGCTGGCGCTCTCCGCGGCCGGAGGTATGCTCCATCCCATGATCGGATGGGCGGGACTCTTTCTGCTGGCCGCCCTATCCCTGTCGCATTATCGCGACGGCGAGCCCCTGGAATACATTCGCCAGCTGGGTGACACCCCCGGCTCCTTTCTTTTTCGCAAGGTGATATCGGGTCTTCTGGCCTATGGCCTGCTCTGCCTACCGGTGGCTGCCGTACTCCTGGCACGCTACCCGGGCGACTTCACCTACGTCCTGGCCTTCTGGGGCGCCAACGCTTTGCTGGTGGCGGCCACCGTGGTGGGCAAATACGCCTTCTACGAGGAGGGCAGAAACCTGGAACTGGTGCTCTCGGTACTGTTCGCTATCTTGTGTCTCATGATGATCATCCCCTACCTGCCTGCGGCCGCCCTGCTGACCTTCGGATGGTTGGCTTTCCGGGCGCAGCGAAGAACGCAGGCCGTGGCCTATGCTTAAACTGGACCAGTTATCCTTTGCCTACGAGCAAGAGGAGGTAATCTGCGATCTGTCCATGGAACTCTCGAAGGGCGCCATCCACGGGCTTCTGGG from Balneolaceae bacterium encodes the following:
- a CDS encoding PhoH family protein — encoded protein: MPRAKKQKKIYVLDTSVLLYDHDAVTNFRKNDIAIPITVLEELDTFKKGNDVINLHAREFIRYLDKISSENMLQNWISLNGQSHGRLRVLKDEDSTTDASEVFGTRKNDHRILNSVLKLMEDEPGTNVILVSKDINLRIKARALNIKAEDYETVRVQDIDHLYKGKSEVSFDSAEIIDRFYETGSLDVKEVTGEKPSSNHFFILKNHSSSALGYYNANSKSIEPVSKTTAYGIKPRNAEQTFALQAIMNPDNLLVTVTGSAGTGKTLIALAGALEQRQNFRQIYLARPIVPLSNKDIGYLPGDINSKIDPYMQPLWDNLSFIKNQYPETSKPYQKIEEMVETEKLRIIPLAYIRGRSLSNIIFIVDEAQNLTPHEVKTIITRAGEHTKIIFTGDIYQIDTPYLDTQSNGLSYLVDRMQDNDLYAHINLEKGERSELANLASKLL